The Paroedura picta isolate Pp20150507F chromosome 6, Ppicta_v3.0, whole genome shotgun sequence genome segment gtttttgcggaatttggcactttcacttctcgccactttcgtaacccacaggcttccggttctccgtcttatcgctacaaaggaggtccctttttagcgcttctggcctcccgtgcccgtcaatcaaactgcaggcacacctttgacctctaccctaaagccgaacttgtcggggtcccctttttttttaaaaaacccaggaaaccccgtagcaacgcgttatcgtccgatcattggcgcccttggaacgtgttttctattgttttctaggaaccagatgcattgacatgtttgattggttaatccccgcccacagtacacgcccacaggttacctgcttatatgcacctgggcagacacgcggtcggcctcactcttttgtttgcgtagcctactgcccgcagcacaggtcaacgttgcaatggagaggcttatttttcaattgctggcttacatgctcgcggtgctccagcgcatgaataccgccttgtcgcgtcggacgtctgctatcgcggagtaccgagaacgggtgcccggaacgctgaccagcagcagaagacgttctgtaagggtaaccatggcggccaagaaacgctggcaagcactggcagaggtccggttccccagacagttctgggtggacgaacgatcctctgactggtgggagaattttgtgtggactcgctgggatgatgaccactggattgccaacttcaggatgtcgagggggacattttttgaactcgtggaggctctacgtggacgcatggagaggcaagtcactggcatgcggcgccccgttccagttgaaaaaagggtggctgccgcattgtggtacttggccacccctcagtacttccggacagtagcccagcaattcggactcggagtcactacggttggcgatatccttaaggagttctgcctcgccatggaggcggaattgttcagcaaagtcgtgtgcctcggagaccggcttggagcggtgagtgtcattctatcccctttgccctttaaattttttttcttgtttgacaggtcagcaacgaagacgcgatacaccccacgctgacatgcaatggcttatattcttttctttcccttattccagagtatggacgggtttgccaggcttggattcccgcattgttttgcggccgtcgatggaagccacatccctatccgtgcccccgggggaagcataaaagagtacgggaacaggaaggacttttgctctgttctcctgcaaggaacagtggacttctccggccggtttatcgatgccgaggtggggtggagtggcaggaggcatgatgcccttgttttcagggaatccaacctcaggaaagccatggacgaaggggtctttgttccaggaaaccccaccgccaccattgagggcgtgcgtgtgccgccgttggtgctcggggacggagcctacccaatacgacggtggctcatgactccctacaagcggccaaggacagacgtgcatagccactacaacctcactcactcccgggcaaggaatgtagtggagcgtgcctttggacgtttgaagtcccggttccgttgcctgatgtcccgactacacgtgcatatagacaatgtgactccgctgatcatcgcgtgtgtcattttgcacaacatatgcgaggacaagggacataacatccccttccctgtggatgaacctgatcctgttgtccttgaggacacacaagacatccctgaagcaaggagaagaagaatctatgcagaggggtgcaaggttcgggacgccatagccacccacatctacagaaacaggaggcgtgtttaattgtttttcccactctcttgttggtgaataaagttttgtgttatttgtttaaccttgtcttgtgcggtttgtgtactttgccagcaaaaaaacggggattctctggtccaaaagcactttgacagccctaaatgctaactcccaactgaaattgacaaacacaatacggaagcgctgaatggggaaagttcggggaggcgggtagccaggaagtattggcgacccctgtcaaaccggaggatcaatccacttatgttccaatgaataattttattggtgggcagctttgatacatttaaaaaacggggtggtctatcggagcaacgcacgttcgttccctaaccgtcattccgaagatgccgaagccacggaagggctccttctggcagcgcgccgaggctgaggcacttctggagcttgtgctccaatcgaaaagtgttggccgccttatggccagcacccactgccacaccaagggtgcttacctggtgttggcttcaaagctgagggaaaggggctacgtccggacctgggagcaggtccggacaaaattcaagcgccttaagctggacttcctaaacagtctggaacagtggggggggatcccgcagccaagtgggaggacggtcttccacgaccagatggtaaaaatatgggagaaggctgggaagccccccctggacatgaggaggcatatgggtgagtgctgccctcgttgtgttttacccttaaacatgcatggaatgactagctgcctctttcccctactgtccccaatgaaattcgagaaagtatttagatgctgtcaaccccctcagacttagccagccagtactgtagaaccactttggttatgcgcttagactctaactgtggtgtgtccaccagctgtgtttcatctctgttttgtgtgcttttaattatgatttgtctttttctttgcccagccacacaatcaccatccaagctggcaacagcacctgagcgtgaggagggggaggaagagggaccttccacctcgggacaggctgcaggtgagagttttatgcctgtgcgggagacccatgtgtgtgtacccccatggagccatatgggagcctgctgtgatgctcccatttgaagtgttattaaattctttgtttgatttctatagctgaaactgtggaggcaaggctgcgtgcgatggaggccagagttacttccctggaggctcaagtggcagagctgaaaggggagattgagcagcaaaggcaacagagggaggcggaagaacgtaggttatgttccccactgcccaactcttctcacactgtggctaaggccacttaaaagtgtatgcatgtaaactaaagaaatttgaaaatatgtgtggcactaatgtgtactttttctccctccccacacagttaagaagaaggaggacgaagagctcttccggcgcaaagttagggggaccgtgggacggctgtgcaggagagtgagggcgatggaaggggctggggaggggagcggtgggacctgagttttgtttcctgtttgtgttttggggtaggggttgggggggggggctccaagtttcattccctaatgtttttcccctgttaaatgtatagttttgttaaaaaaaataggttttccaggggggtggggggtggtggtgctggtggggctccaagtttcattccctaatgtttttcccctgttaaaatgttttttaaaataaaatgttattgcaaattttataacaagactccagtgtgacttcttaaactcgcacatatttaaccccacaccacactcctaaaactccttgaactaacacccctccaacctccaacccacacagcagtaccacaatatagacaatcactagagaggccgctttcggccttgcagattctacagtagggtacacagagacagagtcaaaaatataaactttattcaacaaacaacaaaacacagataacatgaaatagaaaaagtgggcaaaactaggagggggagtacttgtctgctggttttattttcctctttccgagaatagtcctccttcgtgtttgggtggaggcattctgagagggagtcggtggggtgggtgctggaagtggtggtgttggtgtgggtggtggtgggggtggtggtgggggggcgggggcgatttgtggagggtaggccctttccatgaccactacagccctctccatgagtctccttatcagtcgcacctcctccacgccttcgcgtaggatttggtttgtctctctaaggactgccctcaattttctcccctcctgggcaatgagtgtgagcatggcttggtcagcggcagcggcacgccgtgactcctcatagcagtgctcaaggagcctctctcccacgcttgtcaagacggagacgcgcctcagcctgccgcgttccctcgtaagcctctcctctgctgggagcgcacctctaggtggtgggctgcctggagccaggggtggttcctcctcctcatctgaaagaacctctgttggcaaaaaatgagaaacaaaactgttagtgacatcaataaagtcaaaacacaccatggtggacatggtgttcttttttgtccccgtgttttcctgccaagaatttaaacaatccccggcgagcacatggctattgtttgtttgcccatggtgtgcttttacttttgcctactttcacagcaggactctcaacaattaaaagggagcacatggttagtgcctagcgacattgtcctgcagctatggctcgaaaggaacaggtcatgcacgctcaccatcttgaatctgtatccgcctgcgccgtgcaggaggtccaagcaacccaggctgttcctcctcctgtgttccgggtatgaaatctgcaaaaaaggaaaaaaaacagatctaggaccaaagggtggcaaagccagcttcaaaggctacaccagcaacgcagagggactctcttctttctcttagcagtgctgctgccctgcacaaacagaaaagcacaaagcagtcaaaacagcccccccccctattttaactaatacttaccaatgttagttgatgcccccgaatcactatccacgtcaggtgctgctggagactcgaggggccccgtccctggcaactgtgtctctgtggacaagagcagaaaatagtgaaaaatgagcaagcatacaccatgaaccacaaagcaagctcccaaagtagtgagccaaagtactgcagaaggcctatgggcgaggcatgcagcaaatattttggggctgttggttaaacatgaccgtttcaaatactaaccacatcaagcactccacagccaaccatcttttaaaatcttttaaaaattaaaattaaattataaaattaaaaccgtttcaaatagtaaacacagcaagcactccacagcctaccatcttttaaaatcttttaaaaattaaaattaaattataaaattaaaaccgtttcaaatagtaaacacagcaagcactccacagcctaccatcttttaaaatcttttaaaaattaaaattaaattataaaattaaaaccgtttcaaatagtaaacacagcaagcactccacagcctaccatcttttaaaatcttttaaaaattaaaattaaataataaaattaaaaccgtttcaaatagtaaacacagcaagcactccacagcctaccatcttatgcgttgcaacgaactgacgagaaaacgatggccaaacgtcagaacacacatttgctcaaaaggaaatataaaataaaaataaaatcacttaccggaggcaaggggcgtttgctcaggagcctcctctggctccccaggaacgatggcgatgaggtccagcgttaccgattccgcggctcgttgctggacggggggtggagggcgaaagctggacgaggtgccctcgccgggatcctcctcagcgggtggttcctcgaccggggcagccggcttccgaaccaccttaaggctccggccgacgcgcttcggcctgccggatccttccccgtctccgtacagctggcgctgctcctcgaagtaggggcaggtaaccttctcgttgccggaacccttattatggttcacggcacgcatatactctgccctcattgtcttggtcttcgaccggcattcaaggccggtcctgttgtggcccagggcgcgcatcttaatggccacttgttcgaatacctccctattcctgtgggaggactggaacgcgtcctggattttctcctccgagaaaatcccgatcaggtccctgatctccgcgtccctccaagttgggccacggccggttgcagggacggacgaggcttgagaagacgattccatgttgctttcgctggtagctgagcaaaatggtggtggaaggtgcagggtgcaacggatcatataccttcccgcacacaaagacaaagggactagccggctcctgattggtagagggcagtaggggacacgcgcattggccacattaggtcacatgtcacgttcaaaactcctcgcgcgggaacaggatctgctcctaatggccagattggcgcccttgttgtttgacttaacgcatgtgctgattcgtttacacgagagaagagcagtttgaacatgcagcgggagccattttaggaaaatgtccgccattacacaaacgcatgccggtgttcaaccgagagcaagtgcggcagtactcggcagttccccaataatattcaccagccacagcataaatcaaccaaacatgacatgttactggcgtacgttcgttggcacgctcagaggaatgttttttaaaatgaacgggggacggcgactccgcttgccggaggtatagctgccaatggaaggggttgtccgcacccaagcacaagcacgcaccgggaaccacacaaagacccactacacataagccgcccctcatgatatcaccacgaatcatgtctattgaacccctctaagctaagcaggagactgcgagcggcgaccgttcgttggcacgctcagaggaaaattttttaaaatgaacgggggacggcaactccgcttgccggaggtctagccgccaatggaaggggttgtccgaacccaagcacaagcacgcaccgggaaccacacaaagacccactacacataagccgcccctcatgatatcaccacgaatcatgtctattgaacccctctaagctaagcaggagactgcgagcggcgaatgttcgttggcacgctcagaggagaatttttttaaatgctccctgtacgttgactccgctaggactggccgatggtagacggggttttaagctttggccaaatttagggaacgtgacggtgtgtgccactgtgcttgtgaaaaactcttgtggtgtccgggcagaatttcctaaagtgatcgtgcttgaaagccagtcgctgtcccgttgcctcgtagatccccgctcgctcggagaaaaaaaaaatggcgaacagttcgccggaagtttcgaggacaggctcgggaggagggactttgaagaacccgcaacaatggtaacgcacaggtctttagcgctactgttgcagattggttgcaggagtgtatcgctatccggagggtgaatccagttttctggattcccctaaaagcgctacaacgaagcgctttttgcgggtcggtttcaggattgttgcagattttgcgggtcggtttcaggattgttgcagatcgttaacgacatcgtgcgttatggcaaattagtagcgttttcaatcagcaaccattgtgctatttttaagccgtgggaaatgcccccatGTCTAGCAACAGCTGCTAAAATAGTCACTGTCATCAATTAGGACCATTTATTTTGGAATCACCCTCTGAATAAAGCAACCCTTTTATGCTATGCCCCAAGTGGTATTTTGTATAAAAGAATGATagtgtacaaaaaaaaagaactacCAGCTTAAGAACTATGGTGATAAGGGCTATAGAAAAGCTGATAACCTGCACTAAGGAAGCCCTGGAAACAAACATAATCTTGCCATCAGCTATCTGTAAAGCTCAGTGCTATTTACAATACTGGCAAACCCCCAGAAAATGAGTCACAAAACCTATTGGCACTATGCAGATAATGCTTGAATATATTAATATGCATGAGACacataaagggtttttttaacaAATGGAGTCACCTCTCCTGCAAACAGTGATAAGCTTTCATTATTTTGTAACTCTTCCCCTTGAACACCAATTGTGATTGCTAAGGCTATTACTCCATTTTCTACCCTAAACACAGAAGGGAAGAAACCTTGAGTATTGTGCCAGGTGTCCTTTTGTTTAGATGTGTTTAGATCATTACAGCCCCTAGTTTTAGGCAACTTATttggaagtaaaataaaatatgattCATTGTCTTTCtgtccagaatcatagaatatttaTGGCATTTATGATACATTGATGGTTAGAATGAAATAGATTCTTTTTCTTGCTAAAGCAAATTTGAGCAAAACTATACGAAAAGGGGTATATATATCATACTTTGATTTGATGGATGATCATATTGAATCTCAGAAAAACATAGGCaggtcctttgaagataaaatagaACTAGTACAACACACTGTAGCCTAGCTCCTGGAGAATATAAAAGTTGAGACCAATGTATCTTAAGGACTGCCTCATCCCTTATGAACTTGCCCAACCATTATGGtcatctttagaagaagaagagttggttcttataggccgcttttctctacccgaaggaggctcaaagcggcttacagtagccttccttttcctctccccacaacagacagcctgtgaggtgggtgaggctgagagagccctgatattcctgctcaatcagaacagttttctcagtgttgtggcgagcccaaggtcacccagctggctgcatgttggagaGCACAGattcaagcccggctcgccagattagaagtttgcactcctaaccactacaccaagctggctctctttagagGTTCTGCTTTCAGTGCATTTGCCTTCTGAATGGGAATTGTCACAAATctgctcacaaactaaagtttgtgacaaattttggcttATGGATTTTGGCTTATGgatcacaaactaaagttcatacCACGACAATTGtaagaactttccacaaactttcaagcagtttgtgcAGCTTGTGAATGGAAACATTTCCAGACTGTCTCTGCTAAATCAGAAAGTTTACTAAACTTCTTATCCATTTTCACCCCCCTCCACCATTGTGGTCTTGCAAAAATATCCCTCCTTGCTTGAATTGTGACTGAGCTGGCATTTCCACATTGGCCCTGAATTCTGCTGGGTACTAGTACATTGCACTCGTTCTGGAAGACTTGCATCCCGTGCACTTTGCTTTGATTTTTATCCTGTGATTGCCAGCAGTtgtgttgagctggcattgccatatAGACACTGGGTTCTTCTGAGTACTGTTTGAGTGTATTGATACTGCTGTCTTCCAAACCCAGTCTGCCAGGTGCCCCAAAGCAGATTGAAGTATCCAGGAGGGGAAAAGTCATTCAAAGACGTGGTAGGTCTCAAACTGTCCACCTCCTCAAATGGCACTCTGAAACCATCTGATCCTGTTGCTGCTAATGTACAGTTCAAGTTGGAACAGACATGAGAAGTTTTATCCACAAAGTACTTAGCAAAATGGTTGTAGTGGGCTGCAGAGCAGTCCACCCTTTCTTGTTGGCAAGAACCCAATAGGTCTTTGTATGAGATTATGGACTGTAATATCAGTGTTGTGCTGCAGTTGCAGTTGGGTCTTCATTGCCTCTATCCCTTGACAAATGTAAGTCCATGTTATAACCTGCAAAGAGGTCAAAACAAGAACTATTTTTATCTTATTCTCCCAGTCCTTGAGAACCAAAGGTCAGCATTTTCAACTTCATCTGTGGGGGCTGTTGCTTTGAAAAGTGATTCTTAACAGATTCTTTGGTAAATATTGCTGTTTAAGCCTTGAATTAAATGCTTCCTGTTTGGGTTTTCACAGCACAAATCTAGCTCATTAGCAGCCAAGGTGCAGCCACCATGTCAGAGGAAACacattttcattctttttaatTACAGGTGGAAGACTGGCTTACATATACAGAATTCCAAGTTTCCAACTGACTAATGAATGTTGACTAGCAGAACAACAGCTATATCCTAAAAGAACAAGAGAGATGCACCTCCTCTCAGACTAATAGAGCAAAATTCTaacatgcagagttactccagtttaagaTCATTGATTCCAGTGTgcttaaactggagtaactctgcattggattgcactgtaaaggtcaaactgaatgggaaggagattgctgATCTTCTAGAATCTCTTAAGATTGTTTTAGTAATGAATTCCTCTGATTCAGATAGGCAAACACTGCAGAGGTGGTATTaaactctctcccttccccacaacagtgatGCAAAGCAGGGTCACATACAGCTGAATTTTAATCTGTCAAGATGCCCATTTAGTTTTTAAATTGTCTCTCAACCTGTACATTGTCATTCTTCTCAGATTATTTTAGAACTGTTGTTTCTCTAGCAAGTGGACTATAGTTAGCAGCCTGTGACTTACCACAGCCGCCATTGATGAAGCAGGAGGTGGCCAGGAGGACGGCGACAAGCAGGGGCTGCATAGAGGATACAGCCTTGCTGAGTGTGGGAGGCGGAGCATGGGAGCCTTTATAGGCTCCACATGCTTCTGCCCCGGCCTCCTTCCTCTCCAGCAGCCTGAACAGCTTCCCATCCTCTCACCCGAATCTTTGTTCAGTGGTTCTAATGGTTTGTGTTGTTTCTTTGACACAGCTGCAGTGTAAGCACAGTTGGAGCCTGTTAGCTGGGATAGCAGTTGGCACACTGGGATCTCTAGAgatgggggtctccttaaagagaccggcGGTGACATGAGTGTGGCCTACCCGGCTAGGAGGCCAGAGGCTCATAGCCAAGTGACCTAGGGGTGCCAAAGTTAGGGACTCTTCCCGACCGGGATGGAGCAGCCCTGGAGTATCAATGGACCCTCGGTTAAACAGCCTGAAGGCTGAGGGGTTCAGGCCCCTTCTCTTGCCAGGTCAACCCTTCCTTGGGGAGGCatttaataaatggctgtggctatgTATACGCCAAATATGAGTCACATCTTCATTGGCAAACTGCCCCCTGCTAATGGATTGCAAAAAAAGGTGCAAGCCAACACACAGTTAATTTTACACATGACTGCAAAAAGAATAGTGGGAGTATAGAATGTAGGACGTTTGTGTACATCTCATGGAAATGAGTTAAAACTATGTTACAGTAATATGTTGACACTTTGGCAATGTTATTAATGCTTTCAGGAACATTGTGTTCAGAGACAAACATCTGACATTCCAGTCCTATAAATTTTCTGTGTTTTGAAACTAGTTATGTGCATCCAGGGCTAAGAAGAAATTAGTTCAGCCATTCCCACATTGAGGTGCCTGCATTGTTCTTAAAGTATACATGTCTCTAAGCAAAACTGTACCAAGAAACCTGTAATATACTATGTACTTGTCCCAAATCCCATGAAATCTCCTCTCTCATAAGAAATGGCTATCACTTTAAAAAGGTCCCTCTTTCCCCACCACTCACTTCTCATACAGCTTCTGCAAACTCATGACTTTATGAAACAGACAAAATTGTTGACAGGTTTTCACCTGTCAAGGTTAATTTCCAAGTTGTGTATATATGTTTACAGCTTCTTAAGGGAGTCTAGCTATTTTGCATGCACCTTACTTATCTCTGAAGCTGAAGAAACACTGCTTAAAAGGATTAATTTGGCAGGCACTCCAGAGACTTTGCAAGGTAAACAACTGTTTCTTTTTTGTCAATATGGCAATTAAGAATTGTAAGATTATAGAAAAGGGAATAAATGCAGCTTTGGCTCCTACAGTAGACTGATGGCTTAATGATACGCTGAATATTTGATTCAGTGCTTTAATGGATCTAGAGAATTGAGTCGAGGtcagaaaacaaaatttaaaaaattaacaaagaAACAGTTGGAAACACTGGGTGGGGAATTACAGAGTTTGTTCTGCTCTTCCTGAGACTACAGCATGCTGCCCATCATTTACTTTAGAATTGACTGTAGGAGGGCAAGCAAGATGCGACTCGGGTTGGcagtaataaggccacagctgTTATTTATACAATCCTCCAGCCAGAGGATTGGCCTGGCACGAAGTGTTGAGCCTACCCTCAGCTGTCCACCTGCTCCTGCCatgactctggggggggggcttggtacCTGACACCATCCCAGCCGGGATGGTGGGTTCCTTGTCCCCAGAGATCCACACCCCAGTGGCTTGGTAGATGGCTGATGGGCACCCACCTCATTCAGCCACCCAGACACCTGGCTCAGAGTCCTTGGCCCACCCAGCTGTGTAGGCCACGCTCCTGTTTGAGCCAGTCTCTTACAGAAACACTCCCCCCTCAGGGCTTCAGTATACAAACTGCCCTGAAACAACCAGGCTCCTACCTCATGCCCCCTTTTAAACTGCTGTtacagaattaaacaaagaatcaAAACCACAACAAATCAACATAAGGGTGGGCAGGTGGGAAACTGTCCCAATAGTGAATGGCGATAGAAGAGGCCAAGCCCAGCACGTGGCACCTTATATAGGCACCCTGGGCCTACCCCTCCACTGCTTCCATACACACTGCCATGTGTGCCCACTGCAACTTCTGCACCAGTGCATCCCACTTCTGCCCACCCTCCACCCATCAATCAGTGGCCGAGGTTAGTTGCAGCCACTCTTTTAGTATAAATGTATTTGAAATAcacttctctcctccctccccccatactcTACAGTCCTCGAGACTACTTGCCAACAGCCCTTTCTATTTATAAAGTTACTGTGTCAATGAACCCAGGCCAATAAAActgccaacttcctggtggtagctggagttctcttggaattaccactgatctccagattataggtaTCAGTTCCACTGAATAACTTTTTTTTAGAGGAATCTAAAGGAATCTAGAGGAATTTTAGTGGAATCTATGGAATTGCATCTCTAACAAGCTCTGTTCCAAATTCTGCCTTCTTCAGTCTCTGCCTCCAGGAATGTGCCAGTTCTGAGGTGGAAACCCTGCAGGTTGACATGGTTATGTCGAAGGACAACTGAACATTTGAATGATGCCAAATTGGAGATTGCTGTCTCTGGAAGATCACAAAGCTAAGTTAGAATTCATGCAGGGTACTTAAAAGAGCCATTCAGTCCTCTACTGCTGTTGGTGTCTCtgtacaaaaaaaacaaacccaaagccAGGGATGCTCCAATATTGACTTCCAGGAATTTACAGAGGCTTGCACTGTTGCAACTTAACATGAGTAAAGAACTAAACAAACAAGAGTTTTCTGTCCCAAGGAATTTATCTTATGATAGTAAGTAAGGGAACAGTAAACAAAGAGACA includes the following:
- the LOC143839763 gene encoding uncharacterized protein LOC143839763; this translates as MIRCTLHLPPPFCSATSESNMESSSQASSVPATGRGPTWRDAEIRDLIGIFSEEKIQDAFQSSHRNREVFEQVAIKMRALGHNRTGLECRSKTKTMRAEYMRAVNHNKGSGNEKVTCPYFEEQRQLYGDGEGSGRPKRVGRSLKVVRKPAAPVEEPPAEEDPGEGTSSSFRPPPPVQQRAAESVTLDLIAIVPGEPEEAPEQTPLASETQLPGTGPLESPAAPDVDSDSGASTNIDFIPGTQEEEQPGLLGPPARRRRIQIQDEVLSDEEEEPPLAPGSPPPRGALPAEERLTRERGRLRRVSVLTSVGERLLEHCYEESRRAAAADQAMLTLIAQEGRKLRAVLRETNQILREGVEEVRLIRRLMERAVVVMERAYPPQIAPAPPPPPPPPPTPTPPLPAPTPPTPSQNASTQTRRRTILGKRKIKPADKYSPS